The following are encoded together in the Carbonactinospora thermoautotrophica genome:
- a CDS encoding S24/S26 family peptidase codes for MGHRTGGPGRHRGRFPWGRVAVVGRSMEPTLYEGDHLLVRWGGAPKPGRLVVVHLPGRGLSVKRAFRRTPEGWWVERDNPAEGIDSWHVGAIPDEDVLAVVVCRYWPPFRRRR; via the coding sequence ATGGGTCACCGAACGGGCGGACCGGGCCGCCATCGCGGCCGGTTCCCCTGGGGGCGAGTGGCCGTCGTGGGCCGGTCGATGGAGCCCACCCTGTACGAGGGAGATCACCTGCTGGTCCGCTGGGGCGGGGCGCCGAAGCCGGGCCGCCTGGTCGTGGTCCACCTGCCAGGTCGCGGCCTGTCCGTGAAACGCGCCTTCCGGCGCACGCCGGAGGGTTGGTGGGTCGAGCGTGACAACCCGGCCGAAGGCATCGATTCCTGGCATGTCGGCGCCATCCCGGACGAGGACGTGCTGGCCGTGGTGGTGTGTCGGTACTGGCCGCCGTTCCGCCGGCGGCGCTGA
- a CDS encoding SIS domain-containing protein, giving the protein MAREMAEQPDVFERVLAEGLPQIRKVADELRARMPRFVLLAARGTSGNAAQYAKYLVEVLLGLPAGLTSPSTTTVYGSWPDLRDCLMISVSQSGGSPDLVESTRVARECGALTLGVTNAPGSPLAEVTELHLDVLAGPERALPATKTYTAQLLTLYLLVDLIRGGDGAAARRLPQLAADLLARGEEVRALAQRYRFADRLVITARGYGYPTAREAALKIMETSYLAAHAFSGAELLHGPLAMIDEESPVIAIRPEGAGGQALEPVIERIHERQADLCVFGTPQAVEQGVAGFVLPSGVAEEVSPILEILPLQRLAYEIAVSRRLNPDAPRALAKVTETR; this is encoded by the coding sequence ATGGCCCGGGAGATGGCCGAGCAGCCGGACGTCTTCGAGCGCGTCCTCGCCGAGGGGCTGCCGCAGATCCGTAAGGTGGCGGACGAGTTGCGAGCCCGCATGCCCCGGTTCGTCCTGCTCGCCGCCCGGGGCACCAGCGGCAACGCCGCCCAGTACGCCAAGTACCTGGTCGAGGTGCTGCTCGGTCTGCCGGCCGGGCTCACCTCCCCGTCCACCACCACGGTGTACGGCTCCTGGCCGGACCTGCGCGACTGCCTGATGATCTCGGTGAGCCAGTCCGGCGGCTCGCCCGACCTGGTCGAGTCGACCCGGGTCGCCCGCGAGTGCGGGGCGCTCACCCTGGGCGTGACCAACGCGCCGGGCTCGCCGCTCGCCGAGGTGACCGAGCTGCACCTGGACGTCCTGGCCGGTCCGGAGCGGGCGCTGCCCGCCACCAAGACCTACACCGCGCAACTGCTCACCCTGTACCTGCTCGTCGACCTGATCCGAGGCGGGGACGGGGCGGCGGCGCGGCGTCTGCCCCAGCTCGCCGCGGACCTGCTGGCGCGCGGGGAGGAGGTCCGGGCGCTGGCGCAGCGGTACCGGTTCGCGGACCGGCTGGTGATCACCGCGCGCGGGTACGGCTACCCGACCGCCCGGGAGGCCGCGCTGAAGATCATGGAGACCTCGTACCTGGCCGCGCACGCGTTCTCCGGCGCGGAGCTGCTGCACGGGCCGCTGGCCATGATCGACGAGGAGAGCCCGGTCATCGCGATCCGGCCGGAGGGCGCCGGCGGGCAGGCCCTGGAGCCGGTCATCGAGCGCATCCACGAGCGGCAGGCCGACCTGTGCGTGTTCGGCACGCCCCAGGCCGTCGAACAGGGTGTGGCGGGCTTCGTCCTGCCCTCCGGCGTGGCCGAGGAGGTCTCGCCGATCCTGGAGATCCTGCCGCTGCAGCGACTGGCGTACGAGATCGCGGTGAGCCGCCGGCTCAACCCGGACGCTCCCCGGGCGCTGGCGAAGGTCACCGAGACCCGCTGA
- a CDS encoding 8-amino-7-oxononanoate synthase, which translates to MTGNPLDWLKTRAAERAAAGLRRRLRPRSARDPLLDLASNDYLGLARDPRVVAGAVDAVRAWGAGSTGSRLVTGSTELHAELERELAEHVGAAAGLVFSSGYLANLGAIAALTGPGALVVSDALNHASIVDACRLSRARVVVTPHRDVTAVEKALADRTEERALVVVDAVFSVDGDLAPLAELAGVCRRQGAALLVDEAHGLGVIGTGGRGAAHAAGLAGAPDVVVTATLSKALGSQGGAVLASQDVVDHLVDAARAFIFDTGLAPACAGAALAALRVLRAEPHLAERVRDRARELAGLAHALGLPVTRPEGAVASVLIGEPAAAVRAAERCAELGVRVGCFRPPSVPDGVSRLRLTARADLTDEDLALARRALAAVRG; encoded by the coding sequence ATGACCGGCAACCCGCTGGACTGGCTCAAGACCCGCGCGGCCGAGCGGGCTGCCGCCGGGCTGCGGCGGCGGCTGCGGCCCCGCTCCGCACGAGACCCGCTGCTGGACCTGGCGAGCAACGACTACCTGGGCCTGGCCCGGGACCCGCGGGTGGTCGCGGGCGCGGTGGACGCGGTGCGCGCCTGGGGCGCGGGCTCGACCGGGTCACGGCTGGTCACTGGGTCGACCGAGCTGCACGCGGAGCTGGAGCGGGAGCTGGCGGAGCACGTCGGAGCCGCGGCCGGGCTGGTGTTCTCCTCCGGCTACCTGGCCAACCTGGGCGCGATCGCGGCGCTCACCGGGCCGGGGGCGCTGGTGGTGTCCGACGCGCTCAATCACGCCTCGATCGTGGACGCCTGCCGGCTGTCGCGCGCGCGTGTGGTGGTCACCCCGCACCGGGACGTCACGGCCGTGGAGAAGGCGCTGGCGGACCGTACGGAGGAGCGGGCCCTGGTCGTGGTGGACGCGGTGTTCTCCGTGGACGGGGACCTCGCCCCGCTGGCCGAGCTCGCCGGGGTGTGCCGCCGGCAGGGCGCGGCGCTGCTCGTGGACGAGGCGCACGGGCTCGGGGTGATCGGCACGGGCGGGCGCGGCGCGGCACACGCGGCCGGCTTGGCCGGCGCGCCGGACGTGGTGGTGACGGCGACCCTGTCCAAGGCCCTCGGCAGCCAGGGCGGAGCGGTGCTGGCCAGCCAGGACGTGGTGGACCACCTGGTGGACGCGGCGCGCGCGTTCATCTTCGACACCGGGCTCGCGCCGGCCTGCGCGGGCGCGGCGCTGGCAGCGCTGCGCGTGCTGCGCGCCGAGCCGCACCTGGCAGAGAGGGTACGCGATCGGGCGCGCGAGCTGGCCGGCCTGGCCCACGCGCTCGGCTTGCCTGTCACGCGTCCGGAGGGCGCGGTGGCCTCGGTGCTGATCGGCGAGCCGGCGGCCGCGGTGCGCGCCGCCGAGCGCTGCGCTGAACTGGGGGTGCGGGTAGGCTGCTTCCGGCCGCCGTCGGTGCCGGACGGGGTCTCGCGGCTACGCCTGACGGCCCGCGCCGATCTGACCGACGAGGACCTGGCTCTCGCCCGACGCGCCCTCGCGGCGGTACGGGGCTGA
- the bioD gene encoding dethiobiotin synthase yields the protein MSILVVTGTGTEVGKTVVTAAIATLAAARGSSVAVVKPAQTGVGPDDPGDIDVVRRLSGVEDVHEYGRFPDPLSPAAAARVSGLPPVDLYAAAERIRQLAETRRLVLVEGAGGLLVRYDEEGTTIADLARALRAPVLVVAHPGLGTLNATALTLEALAGRGLELAGIVLGSWPAAPDLAMRCNIRDLETLAARPLAGALPEGAGASHPAEFLVLARESLGPLFGGTFDAAHFREQYDPKG from the coding sequence GTGAGCATCCTCGTCGTCACCGGGACCGGTACCGAGGTCGGCAAGACCGTCGTCACCGCGGCGATCGCCACGCTGGCGGCGGCCCGGGGCTCTTCGGTGGCTGTGGTCAAACCGGCTCAGACCGGGGTTGGTCCGGATGATCCTGGCGACATCGACGTGGTGCGCCGCCTGTCCGGGGTCGAGGACGTGCACGAGTACGGGCGGTTCCCCGACCCGCTGTCGCCGGCTGCGGCGGCCCGGGTCTCCGGGCTGCCACCGGTGGACCTGTACGCGGCGGCCGAGCGGATCCGCCAGCTCGCCGAGACCCGGCGGCTGGTCCTGGTCGAGGGCGCGGGCGGGCTGCTCGTGCGGTACGACGAGGAGGGGACCACGATCGCGGACCTGGCCCGGGCGCTGCGCGCCCCGGTGCTCGTCGTCGCGCACCCGGGGTTGGGGACCCTGAACGCCACGGCGCTCACCCTGGAAGCCCTCGCCGGGCGCGGGCTGGAGCTGGCCGGGATCGTGCTCGGCTCCTGGCCGGCCGCCCCGGACCTGGCCATGCGGTGCAACATCCGGGACCTGGAGACGCTGGCCGCGCGCCCGCTGGCCGGGGCGCTGCCGGAGGGCGCAGGCGCGTCGCACCCGGCCGAGTTCCTGGTCCTCGCGCGCGAAAGCCTGGGTCCCCTCTTCGGGGGGACTTTCGATGCGGCACACTTCCGTGAGCAGTACGACCCGAAGGGGTGA
- a CDS encoding sensor histidine kinase, producing MNDLVRQYTSLTEPDLEWLHVLVSDWQLLADLSFADLVLWVPTKDGQGYVAVAQMRPTTGPTAYLEDLVGQFLARGKKPLLDAALDEGRIVREGDPEWRDEVPVRVESIPVRRDGRVIAVISRNTNLLTARTPSRLELTYLQTAADLAQMIAEGRFPHVGGQTDMEAAPRVGDGLLRLDRDGVVQYASPNALSAYRRLGLATDLVGTHLGDTTASLVPPQEEPVDEAISVVCSGWAPREAEVEANDAIVQLRAIPLNPGGRRIGALVLVRDVTELRRRERELVTKDATIREIHHRVKNNLQTVAALLRLQARRLGVPEARAALDEAVRRVGAIAIVHETLSQALEETVEFDEIADRMMAMVVEVTRLAGVATVQPRREGSFGVLTAEIATPLAMVLNELLQNALEHGLPEGRGSLVVTASRAAGRLRLTVEDSGRGLPAGFDVETSGNLGLQIVRTLVVGELGGQLELGPRPGGGTRAVLDIPLKA from the coding sequence TTGAACGACCTGGTCCGGCAGTACACGAGCCTGACCGAGCCAGACCTGGAGTGGCTGCACGTCCTGGTGTCGGACTGGCAGCTGCTGGCCGACCTTTCCTTCGCCGACCTGGTCCTGTGGGTGCCCACCAAGGACGGGCAGGGGTACGTCGCGGTCGCGCAGATGCGGCCCACCACCGGACCGACCGCGTATCTGGAGGATCTGGTCGGGCAGTTTCTGGCGCGGGGCAAGAAGCCGTTGCTGGACGCGGCGCTGGACGAGGGCCGGATCGTCCGCGAGGGTGACCCGGAGTGGCGGGACGAGGTGCCGGTGCGGGTCGAGTCGATCCCGGTGCGCCGGGACGGCAGGGTGATCGCGGTCATCTCACGCAACACGAACCTGCTGACCGCACGCACGCCGAGCCGGCTGGAACTCACGTACCTGCAGACCGCGGCCGACCTGGCGCAGATGATCGCCGAGGGGCGGTTCCCCCATGTGGGCGGGCAGACCGACATGGAGGCCGCGCCACGCGTGGGGGACGGCCTGCTGCGGCTGGACCGTGACGGGGTGGTCCAGTACGCGAGCCCGAACGCGCTGTCGGCCTACCGGCGGCTCGGGCTCGCCACGGACCTGGTCGGCACCCACCTGGGGGACACCACGGCGTCGCTGGTCCCGCCGCAGGAGGAGCCGGTCGACGAGGCCATCTCGGTGGTGTGCAGCGGCTGGGCGCCTCGGGAGGCCGAGGTCGAGGCGAACGACGCCATCGTGCAGTTGCGCGCGATCCCGCTGAACCCGGGCGGGCGGCGGATCGGGGCGCTCGTGCTGGTACGGGACGTGACCGAGCTGCGCCGCCGCGAGCGGGAGTTGGTGACCAAGGATGCCACGATCCGGGAGATCCACCACCGGGTGAAGAACAACTTGCAGACCGTGGCGGCGCTGCTGCGGCTCCAGGCGCGCCGGCTCGGTGTGCCGGAGGCCCGGGCGGCGCTGGACGAGGCGGTCCGGCGGGTCGGCGCGATCGCGATCGTGCACGAGACCCTGTCGCAGGCTTTGGAGGAGACGGTCGAGTTCGACGAGATCGCCGACCGGATGATGGCAATGGTGGTCGAAGTGACCCGGCTGGCCGGGGTGGCGACGGTCCAGCCTCGGCGGGAGGGCTCGTTCGGCGTGCTGACCGCCGAGATCGCCACCCCGCTGGCGATGGTCCTGAACGAGCTGCTGCAGAACGCCCTGGAGCACGGCCTGCCCGAGGGCAGGGGGAGCCTGGTGGTGACCGCCAGCCGGGCCGCGGGCCGGCTGCGGCTGACCGTGGAGGATTCCGGCCGGGGGTTGCCTGCCGGGTTCGACGTGGAGACCTCGGGCAACCTCGGCCTGCAGATCGTGCGGACCCTGGTGGTGGGGGAGCTGGGCGGGCAGCTGGAGCTGGGCCCGCGGCCCGGGGGTGGTACGCGAGCCGTCCTGGACATTCCGCTCAAGGCGTAA
- a CDS encoding WhiB family transcriptional regulator translates to MDWRHRAACRDEDPELFFPIGNTGPALLQIEEAKAVCRRCEVVDICLQWALETGQDAGVWGGMSEDERRALKRRAARSRARTA, encoded by the coding sequence ATGGACTGGCGCCACCGCGCTGCCTGCCGTGACGAGGACCCCGAACTGTTCTTCCCGATCGGCAACACCGGCCCTGCGCTCCTCCAGATCGAGGAGGCCAAGGCCGTCTGCCGTCGGTGCGAGGTCGTCGACATCTGTCTGCAGTGGGCGCTGGAGACCGGACAGGACGCCGGAGTCTGGGGTGGCATGAGCGAGGACGAGCGTCGCGCGCTCAAGCGTCGCGCCGCCCGGAGCCGCGCTCGCACCGCCTGA
- a CDS encoding CGNR zinc finger domain-containing protein → MDIAHYAEMAVLLVNTEDPGRGRDRLTSLDDLRAFLGPQRSLWCNRATAADVEELRAVRARLRVVFEKAAAGDESSAVDQLNTLLTDYPVSPQISGHDDHDWHLHMSDRAPTVASGYAANASMGLAMQMTTVGVNRLGVCQAPPCRDVYIDVSTNRSRRYCSDRCATRANVAAYRARRREQAAAQV, encoded by the coding sequence GTGGATATCGCTCATTACGCCGAGATGGCCGTGCTCCTCGTCAACACCGAGGATCCAGGGCGCGGTCGGGACCGGCTCACCAGCCTCGACGACCTGCGGGCCTTCCTCGGACCCCAACGCTCGCTGTGGTGCAACCGGGCCACCGCCGCGGACGTGGAGGAGCTGCGCGCGGTACGGGCGCGGCTACGGGTCGTCTTCGAAAAAGCCGCCGCAGGCGACGAGTCCAGCGCCGTGGACCAGCTCAACACCCTGCTCACCGACTATCCGGTGAGCCCGCAGATCTCGGGCCACGACGACCACGACTGGCACCTGCACATGTCGGACCGCGCCCCCACGGTCGCCTCCGGGTACGCGGCCAATGCCTCGATGGGGCTCGCCATGCAGATGACGACGGTGGGCGTGAACCGGCTCGGCGTCTGCCAGGCGCCGCCGTGCCGGGACGTCTACATCGACGTCTCCACGAACCGCTCCCGCCGGTACTGCTCGGACCGCTGCGCCACCCGGGCGAACGTCGCCGCGTACCGGGCCCGCCGCCGCGAGCAGGCCGCGGCCCAGGTCTGA
- a CDS encoding amino acid ABC transporter ATP-binding protein — MNGHLMVKAEAVHKSFGHTAVLKGIDLEVAPGEVMCVIGPSGSGKSTFLRCINHLEKIDAGRLWVDGRLVGYREKGGKLYELRDREVAAQRRDIGMVFQRFNLFPHMTALENVMEAPLRVKREPKATVRERAERLLDRVGLAAHRDKYPGQLSGGQQQRVAIARALAMQPKLMLFDEPTSALDPELVGEVLDVMRDLATSGMTMVVVTHEMGFAREVGDKLVFMDGGVVVEAGHPRDVLTNPRHERTRAFLSKVL; from the coding sequence ATGAACGGGCACTTGATGGTCAAGGCCGAGGCGGTGCACAAGAGCTTCGGTCACACCGCGGTACTCAAGGGCATCGACCTGGAGGTCGCCCCCGGCGAGGTGATGTGCGTCATCGGGCCCTCCGGGTCGGGCAAGTCCACCTTCCTGCGCTGCATCAACCACCTGGAGAAGATCGACGCCGGCCGGCTGTGGGTCGACGGCCGGCTGGTCGGCTACCGGGAGAAGGGCGGCAAGCTGTACGAGCTGCGCGACCGGGAGGTGGCCGCGCAGCGCCGGGACATCGGCATGGTGTTCCAGCGGTTCAACCTTTTCCCGCACATGACCGCGCTGGAGAACGTCATGGAGGCGCCGCTGCGGGTCAAGCGGGAGCCCAAGGCCACCGTGCGGGAGCGGGCCGAACGGCTGCTGGACCGGGTCGGGCTCGCCGCGCACCGTGACAAGTACCCGGGCCAGCTCTCCGGGGGCCAGCAGCAGCGGGTGGCGATCGCCCGCGCCCTGGCGATGCAGCCCAAGCTCATGCTCTTCGACGAGCCCACCAGCGCGTTGGACCCGGAGCTGGTCGGCGAGGTCCTGGACGTGATGCGCGACCTGGCGACCTCGGGCATGACCATGGTGGTCGTCACCCACGAGATGGGTTTCGCCCGCGAGGTCGGCGACAAGCTGGTCTTCATGGACGGCGGCGTCGTGGTCGAGGCCGGGCACCCGCGCGATGTCCTCACCAACCCCCGGCACGAGCGCACCAGGGCGTTCCTCAGCAAGGTGCTCTGA
- a CDS encoding diacylglycerol/lipid kinase family protein, with the protein MRALLVANPSATTTDERRRDVLVRALASELEIEAVTTEYRGHAIELAYKARAEGVELVIALGGDGTVNEVVNGLLADGPDPGGPALAVVPGGGTNVFARTLGLANDPFEAVGQLLAALRERRRRVIGLGRADDRYFTFCAGLGIDAELMRRVEQRRAEGHRPSAWLYVREGLRQFFFATDRRHPSITLERPGRPPVQGLFLTVVANTAPATYLGPRPISPCPDASYDTGLDVFGMTSLRIMPVAWHAAHLLLDRRRPPQGRSVVLLHDEPEFTVSSERPIALQVDGEALGEFTRVRFVSVPRSLSVIV; encoded by the coding sequence ATGCGCGCGCTCCTGGTGGCCAACCCGTCCGCGACGACCACGGACGAGCGGCGACGTGATGTGCTGGTCCGGGCGCTGGCCAGCGAGCTGGAGATCGAGGCGGTCACCACCGAATACCGCGGGCACGCCATCGAACTGGCGTACAAGGCCCGTGCCGAGGGGGTGGAGCTGGTGATCGCGCTGGGCGGCGACGGCACCGTGAACGAGGTGGTCAACGGGCTCCTCGCGGACGGCCCGGATCCCGGCGGCCCGGCACTGGCGGTCGTCCCAGGCGGCGGGACCAACGTGTTCGCGCGCACGCTCGGGCTGGCGAACGACCCGTTCGAGGCGGTGGGCCAGCTGCTGGCGGCGCTGCGGGAGCGCCGGCGGCGCGTGATCGGGCTGGGCCGCGCCGACGACCGGTACTTCACGTTCTGCGCCGGCCTGGGGATCGACGCCGAACTGATGCGCCGGGTCGAGCAGCGCCGCGCCGAGGGCCACCGGCCGAGCGCCTGGCTGTACGTGCGCGAGGGGCTGCGCCAGTTCTTCTTCGCCACCGATCGTCGGCATCCCTCGATCACCCTCGAACGGCCGGGCCGCCCGCCGGTTCAAGGACTGTTCCTCACGGTGGTGGCCAACACCGCCCCCGCCACCTACCTGGGGCCACGCCCGATCAGCCCGTGCCCGGACGCCTCGTACGACACGGGGCTCGACGTCTTCGGGATGACGAGCCTGAGGATCATGCCGGTCGCCTGGCACGCGGCTCACCTGCTGCTGGACCGCCGGCGTCCGCCCCAGGGGCGCTCGGTGGTGCTGTTGCACGACGAGCCGGAGTTCACCGTTTCGAGTGAGCGCCCGATCGCGCTACAGGTCGACGGCGAGGCCCTGGGCGAGTTCACCCGGGTGCGGTTCGTGTCCGTGCCCCGGTCACTTTCGGTAATCGTTTAA
- a CDS encoding GNAT family N-acetyltransferase: MGALSQIRPARPEDVPAILALIRELAEYAKAPEEARATEEQLHAALFGPRPAVFCHVADHAGTVAGYALWFLSFSTWLGRHGIYLEDLYVTPEHRGRGYGKALLAELARICAERGYGRLEWSVLDWNEPAINFYRGLGAVPMGEETTYRLTGEALRSLAGQAHAGSHPNGGALARPEQAGTC, translated from the coding sequence ATGGGTGCGTTGTCGCAGATCCGCCCTGCCCGGCCGGAGGACGTGCCGGCGATCCTCGCCCTGATCCGCGAGCTCGCCGAGTACGCGAAGGCGCCGGAGGAGGCCAGGGCGACCGAGGAGCAGCTCCACGCCGCGCTGTTCGGCCCGCGACCCGCGGTGTTCTGCCACGTGGCCGACCACGCGGGCACGGTGGCTGGGTACGCGCTGTGGTTCCTGAGCTTCTCCACCTGGCTCGGCCGGCACGGGATCTACCTGGAGGACCTGTACGTCACGCCGGAGCACCGGGGGCGGGGGTACGGCAAGGCGCTGCTCGCCGAGCTGGCGCGGATCTGCGCGGAACGGGGCTACGGGCGCCTGGAATGGTCCGTGCTCGACTGGAACGAGCCCGCCATCAACTTCTACCGGGGGCTGGGCGCGGTGCCGATGGGCGAGGAGACGACGTACCGGTTGACCGGGGAGGCGCTCCGCTCGCTCGCCGGCCAGGCCCACGCCGGATCCCACCCCAATGGAGGAGCTTTGGCGCGTCCGGAACAGGCGGGGACGTGCTGA
- a CDS encoding amino acid ABC transporter permease: MTETKTTERARPEAIKAVPVRHPGRWIGVAVIAVLTAMFVHMLVTNDAFKWRFMFDNMFTPPVLKGVRTTLLLTVLSMLIGVALGVVLAVMRLSPNPILSGTAWVYTWFFRAVPRLVLAILFGNLGILYARLEFGLPFDQQLGDLLGIDIDGRLFGMDARTVLSGFMAGLLALSLSEAAYMAEIVRAGILSIDPGQQEAASALGMSRMLTMRRIVLPQAMRMIVPPTGNETIAMLKDTALVAYVPVTDELFFQLQAIGSRTFQIFPMLVAACLWYLALTSVLLVGQYFLERYFSRGFGERRRMRPRLREATVGRSDGVA, from the coding sequence ATGACGGAGACCAAGACGACGGAGCGGGCACGGCCGGAGGCCATCAAAGCCGTGCCCGTACGCCACCCGGGCCGCTGGATCGGCGTCGCCGTCATCGCCGTGCTCACGGCCATGTTCGTGCACATGCTGGTGACGAACGACGCCTTCAAGTGGCGGTTCATGTTCGACAACATGTTCACCCCGCCGGTGCTGAAGGGCGTGCGGACCACCCTGCTGCTCACCGTGCTCTCGATGCTCATCGGCGTGGCCCTGGGCGTCGTGCTCGCGGTGATGCGGCTGTCTCCGAACCCGATCTTGTCGGGTACGGCCTGGGTCTACACCTGGTTCTTCCGCGCGGTCCCCCGCCTTGTGCTGGCGATCCTCTTCGGCAACCTGGGCATCCTGTACGCCCGGCTGGAGTTCGGGCTGCCCTTCGACCAGCAGCTCGGCGACCTGCTCGGGATCGACATCGACGGGCGGCTGTTCGGCATGGACGCCCGGACCGTGCTGAGCGGCTTCATGGCGGGTCTGCTCGCGCTGTCGCTGTCCGAGGCGGCGTACATGGCGGAGATCGTCCGGGCCGGCATCCTGTCCATCGATCCCGGACAGCAGGAGGCGGCGAGCGCCCTCGGCATGAGCCGGATGCTCACCATGCGGCGCATCGTGCTGCCCCAGGCGATGCGGATGATCGTGCCGCCCACCGGCAACGAGACGATCGCCATGCTCAAGGACACCGCGCTCGTGGCGTACGTGCCGGTCACCGACGAGCTGTTCTTCCAGCTCCAGGCCATCGGCTCCCGCACCTTCCAGATCTTCCCCATGCTGGTCGCGGCGTGCCTGTGGTACCTGGCGCTGACCAGCGTCCTGCTGGTCGGGCAGTACTTCCTGGAGCGGTACTTCTCGCGCGGGTTCGGGGAACGGCGACGGATGAGGCCGCGGCTGCGCGAAGCGACGGTCGGCCGATCGGACGGTGTGGCATGA
- a CDS encoding ATP-binding protein, translating into MEVRVSQQSASRPQDPAIVQRDFVEIRLPADSAYLSVLRTATAGLAARLDFTLDDIEDLRIAVDEACAMLLHQTVPGSDLTCVFELGRGALSIQVSAPTVDGRLPERDTFAWTVLTALAGQVDATVDDDKHVSINLHKRRGRPGTS; encoded by the coding sequence ATGGAGGTGAGGGTGTCGCAGCAGTCCGCGTCCAGACCGCAGGATCCGGCCATCGTCCAGCGGGATTTCGTGGAGATCCGACTTCCAGCTGACAGCGCCTACCTGTCGGTGCTGCGGACGGCCACCGCGGGCCTGGCGGCCCGGCTCGACTTCACGCTGGACGACATCGAGGACCTGCGCATCGCGGTCGACGAGGCATGCGCGATGCTGCTCCACCAGACAGTGCCCGGGAGTGACCTGACCTGCGTGTTCGAACTGGGGCGCGGCGCGCTCTCGATCCAAGTTTCGGCGCCGACGGTGGACGGCCGGCTGCCGGAGCGGGACACCTTCGCGTGGACCGTGCTGACCGCGCTGGCCGGCCAGGTGGACGCCACCGTGGACGACGACAAGCACGTCAGCATCAACCTGCACAAGCGTCGTGGTAGGCCTGGTACGTCGTGA
- the sodN gene encoding superoxide dismutase, Ni, whose translation MFARLFKPKTTVRAHCDLPCGVYDPAQARIEAESVKAICEKYQQNEDPVFRTRALIIKEERANLVKHHLWVLWTDYFKAPHFEKYPQLHQLFNEATKLAGAAGAKGSVDPAVAEELLAKIDEIAKIFWETKQAA comes from the coding sequence ATGTTCGCTCGTCTTTTCAAGCCGAAGACCACCGTACGGGCGCACTGCGACCTGCCCTGCGGTGTGTATGACCCCGCCCAGGCGCGCATCGAGGCCGAGTCCGTCAAGGCGATCTGCGAGAAGTACCAGCAGAACGAGGATCCGGTCTTCCGTACTCGCGCCCTGATCATCAAGGAGGAGCGGGCCAACCTGGTCAAGCACCACCTGTGGGTGCTGTGGACCGACTACTTCAAGGCCCCACACTTCGAGAAGTACCCACAGCTCCACCAGCTGTTCAACGAGGCCACCAAGCTCGCCGGCGCCGCCGGCGCCAAGGGCTCGGTGGACCCGGCCGTGGCCGAGGAACTGCTCGCGAAGATCGACGAGATCGCGAAGATCTTCTGGGAGACCAAGCAGGCGGCCTGA
- a CDS encoding RNA polymerase sigma factor SigF: MFDSEHRLERGDRAADHPATDRAAARELFAKLATLPLDAPERSHIRDQLVEMHLPLVEHLARRFRNRGEPLDDLIQVATIGLIKSVDRFDPERGVEFSTYATPTIVGEIKRHFRDKGWAVRVPRRLQELRLSLTTATSELSQRHGRSPTVTELAEHLGLSEEEVLEGLESANAYSTLSLDVPEAGDEEAPAVADSLGAEDDALEGVEYRESLKPLLEQLPPREKKILLLRFFGNMTQSQIAEEVGISQMHVSRLLARTLAQLRERLLVEE; the protein is encoded by the coding sequence CTGTTCGACTCTGAGCACCGCCTGGAACGCGGCGACCGGGCGGCCGACCACCCCGCCACCGACCGGGCGGCGGCGCGTGAGCTGTTCGCCAAGCTGGCGACGCTACCGCTGGACGCCCCGGAGCGCTCGCACATCCGCGACCAGCTCGTGGAGATGCACCTGCCGCTGGTCGAGCACCTGGCCAGGCGGTTCCGCAACCGGGGCGAGCCACTGGACGACCTGATCCAGGTCGCCACGATCGGCTTGATCAAGTCGGTGGACCGGTTCGACCCGGAGCGCGGCGTGGAGTTCTCCACGTACGCCACGCCGACCATCGTGGGCGAGATCAAGCGGCACTTCCGGGACAAGGGCTGGGCGGTCCGGGTTCCCCGGCGGTTGCAGGAACTGCGGCTGTCGCTGACCACCGCGACCAGCGAGTTGTCGCAGCGGCACGGCCGCTCCCCCACGGTGACCGAGTTGGCCGAGCACCTGGGCCTCAGCGAGGAAGAGGTGCTGGAGGGCCTGGAGTCGGCCAACGCGTACAGCACGCTGTCGCTGGACGTGCCGGAGGCGGGCGACGAGGAAGCGCCCGCGGTGGCCGACTCCCTCGGCGCGGAGGACGACGCGCTGGAGGGCGTGGAGTACCGCGAGTCGCTGAAGCCGCTGCTGGAGCAGTTGCCGCCGCGCGAGAAGAAGATCTTGCTGCTGCGCTTCTTCGGCAACATGACCCAGTCGCAGATCGCCGAGGAAGTGGGCATCTCCCAGATGCACGTGTCCCGCCTGCTCGCCCGCACGCTCGCCCAGCTGCGCGAGCGGCTGCTGGTGGAGGAATAA